From one Gossypium hirsutum isolate 1008001.06 chromosome D08, Gossypium_hirsutum_v2.1, whole genome shotgun sequence genomic stretch:
- the LOC107900878 gene encoding uncharacterized protein, with product MRIRKNKKLSWLIYAQGPRAESVHVCRLNQSPWDVNPLPQEPYPSYLHHRLEYEDSFNGNGGIGDSVGAVESEATMVGSKEQAIMKMGGMIIDDNGDNDEIKTAKKTQCQEEEALLQSSNNNSSSSSSDGGNNMNPTSLTSKKADNQLTRSRRGSRARTSRRGGSSSASNLNDFYYYSGFGPSWGKRRHGSDKESEISKNLVEVENNDSVTTAQNNSTLSSSSQIDDNEEFDYVEEEEEEEDDENEYSGEKRTRKPIKARSLKSLM from the exons ATGAGAATTCGAAAGAACAAGAAGCTATCGTGGTTAATATATGCGCAAGGTCCAAGGGCTGAGAGTGTTCACGTTTGCCGGCTGAACCAGTCACCGTGGGATGTGAATCCTTTACCTCAAGAACCGTACCCTTCATATCTCCACCACCGA TTAGAATATGAAGATAGTTTTAATGGAAATGGGGGCATTGGCGATTCTGTCGGTGCTGTTGAGAG CGAGGCTACGATGGTGGGGAGTAAAGAGCAAGCGATTATGAAAATGGGAGGCATGATTATCGATGATAATGGCGATAACGATGAGATTAAAACAGCCAAGAAGACCCAATGCCAAGAAGAGGAGGCTTTGCTGCAATCTTCCAACAACAACAGCAGTAGCAGCAGCAGCGATGGTGGAAACAATATGAATCCCACATCGTTGACCAGCAAGAAAGCCGATAATCAGTTGACTAGGAGCCGCCGTGGATCACGAGCCCGAACATCCAGGAGAGGTGGCTCATCATCGGCATCGAACCTGAATGATTTCTACTATTATTCTGGGTTTGGGCCGTCGTGGGGAAAAAGGAGACACGGAAGTGATAAAGAAAGCGAAATCAGCAAGAATCTCGTAGAGGTTGAAAACAACGACAGTGTTACCACTGCCCAAAACAATTCGACGCTGTCGTCTTCTTCACAAATCGATGACAATGAGGAATTTGATTATGtcgaggaggaggaggaggaagaggaTGACGAAAATGAATATAGTGGCGAGAAACGAACGAGAAAGCCCATTAAAGCAAGATCGTTAAAGT